AGGCCAGCTCCTCAGGGGTGGCCGAGGGGATGAGGGTTGGACTGTCCTTCCTTCTCAGCCGGGGACTAGTCTCGCAGGATGGGACGGCTGGTGGGCTCTCTCCCCCTGTTACCTCTTCAGCCTGCTCCTCTCCTGATGGGAAATTGTCCACCTGAATGGCAGGAACCGCCATTAGGACTGGAGCCTCCAGACCGGAAAGACCCTTGGCTGCAAACCTCCGCAGTGTTGTGGGACTCAACATGGGTTGCTCTGGGCCTGCAAGGCTAAGCTTCTCAATGGCGGATTTGTCTTTCTGGAGTTGATCCACAAAGGATTGAGGCTCTACAGTGGTCTGAGACTCTTTCTGTGGTTTTTCTTGCTCTAAGCAGGAGATGAGTGGTGGTGTCTTTTTCATTAAGGTGTCACTAGAGGACACATCTGTTGTGTCCGACTGGCTGAATATAATGGATTCTGGTGGCACACCTATGACTAATGGCTTAGCAGGCTCTTTGACATCTGTAATCTTCTCACAAACCGAAGCAGGAGGGCCGATGTCCTCCTTTCCCACCAAAGAAGGACTTTCACACCTTTTTTTCAAGTCCACATCAGTATTGACTCCATGAACTAAAGGAGATGTTGATTCAATTTCCTTTACCCTATCTTTAGATATGTTATTGCTCTCAGGAGGGCTATCTGCACTTATGACAGAAATAGGAGGAACCACAAAGGTGGGAACTTTAGATGATTCTTCCACTGCTGGTTTGCTTTCAGTTGGGTACTTTACTTTGTGGGGCTCTGGGTCAAACCAAAGTACACTGTCTTCACTGAGACATACATTAATAACTGGGATAGAAGTTTCATTTACTGTCTTGTCAATATTCTTCTGAGCAGCCTTTTCCTTGGGCACTGTCTGTTCTTGATCTTGCTGCGAAATCTGCTGCGTTGAAAGTACCTCTTGTTTCCTGATGTTCTCTATGATGGAAGCTGGATCACTTTCCACACTGGCTATGTCCAAAGTTGCGAGCAGCTGTGGACCAGATTTTTCATGAACAGATGTGTGTTGAGTTGGTGATTCCAAAATATATGTCTTTGGGACACAAATTACTGTTTCTTCTTGTGGCAATTCTGGAACAATGCATTCTGGATTGGGAGGTGTGAGATGTGGTGTAACAGTAACATCAGGGATTCTGGGCAGTGGAATATTCACTTCTGGCACAACTGTCATTGTTTCTTCTAGTTGTGAAACATCTGGAAGCTTTAATTCTACAGTCATTGGTTGGACAGTGATTAGTTTATCAGTGACATCCTTCCTCCATTTCTCTTGCATCTCTGGAATTGTCTCGACTTCCATTTTCTGAGCTGTGCTCAGTGGactttctttctccctcattTCAACATTATCCTGCACCAAGTCAGAGGAATTCACCTGGGATATACCATCTTCACTTTCTACCACATTCGTCTTTGCATGACTGACCCCTTCTTTTACTGCATCCGTGTTGACTGTGGGTGAATCTTTATACTCTGCCGTGCCATCCGGGCCTCCTATGTTTTGGGGGCCCAATTTCTGTTGATCAGCCTTGGTATCCATGGAGATTTCACCTGATCCCCTGGAATGGGGCTGCACACTGCATGGCGGCTCACTGGGGTCAGTCTGGTCATGATCATGTAGGGTATCCGTTTCACCTACATCTGTTGTGGCCTGCCCCACAGCAGATGTAAACACTCCTGGCACTTTGTCCAGCTCACGTAGGGGTGTGACCATGTTCTGTACAGAAGATCCTAAATTCCACTCTGTCTGCATATGGTCTTCTGCAACCTTAAagcacaaacaacaaacaaacactgtattttctcactgtatatatatgcagtacaggtgaagttgcaagaaatatggaaaAGAAGTTAGAAtagtccagctgatgggcagttatgttaacaggagaagaccaggaagaaggATAACAtgagaggcagaagacaaatatgtTGTGATGTCCAGGAAAAGAAACCACCGTCAAACTGCAATACAAATACAGGAGGAACTCAATGCAACTAGAGAGAAGCCAGGTTCCCTGTGTACAGTGAAAATGGAACTACGATCTGATGgtctaaaataatgtttatctGCAAAAAGCCACAGAAACTGGCCCACTTGTATTCATTGATGATATAACTGTTgataacagcagcagaatgaattctgaagtgtacagaagcatcttatctgctcaaattGAAGCAAATGCtgccaaactcattggatggtgtGTCATCCTactgcaagacaatgatcccaaacatcctgctaaagcaagaaaggagtttttcaaagccaaagcTGGAAGTCTTGACTAGCCAAGTTATCCACCTGCTCTGACTCCAGTCGAACATACGTctcatatgctgaagaaaaaatgtaaagcaactagcccccaaaacaagcaggagctgaactTGGCAgcaatacaggcctggcagagtatCACCAGAAaaaatactcagcacctggtgatgtctatgggagcagtcattgcatgcaaaggatatgcaacaaaataCCACGACTACATTTATTTAAGTAACATtgatatgtcccaaacattcaGGTGTCCTGAAATTGGGGgctatatatttaaatatacatacatatatttttataccaTGGTTTGGATAAATACGCAATTCTTAATGGGCTGACAGCCGtgcattatatttgtttataggCATGGAAATTTGGGTACTTTGCTTCATTACAGTTCGAAATCACTATGCAATAATTGTAGGCTTAATAAATcccaaaataaaaggaaacataaCCATAGCAACAGATTTTATAAAAGGTGATTCACAAAACCAACAGGTAAGGTTAAATATGTGGATAAAAAGTTTTATTATACAGCGAATATCTTAGTTGCGACACATTACATCTAActaagcatttttgtggtcagggGTGCAGTATTCATTAAGTTAGGCAACATTAACGCAGCTTAGTTTCGTGGATTAAAGTAAATGACAaagctgtctgtctgctcatgATACCGGTAGCTAAAAGCATCAAACCAATGATTAATgtgtatgtcattttttattgtgaaatgtcTTTTCTCCTGTCTTGTATTTTCTGATAGCTGACAGTGATAGACAACTCTGTATAATCAGAACTCTAGTGTGATCAACCATTAGCAGAGGAACTATATTTATCAACTATATATAAGTGGTGGATGTGTATACATAATGGTCTTAGTTTCAAACTTGATTAAAAGTTTTGAAAATacctttttatattattttttcccataCATTTTAGTTGTAGTCATGGTATAAGAAACATAAACCACTCCATGCCAGTGCATATACAAGAATATATGGCACGTCATGGTCAGCCGAGACTTTTAGCCTTGGGGTGTTAACCACCCTGAAATgccatatatttttgtatatgcaCAGCATGTcatgatttatattttacatataatgCATAGCACATACATATCAACATCTGCTTTAATTTAATAGAATTCTGCTGTTTCAATCAGCAAAAATATTACTCTCCTTTGAAAAGGTGGTACAAACTATGTATGCTGAATTATCACAAGCAATGTGAGCCATCATAAATACTAATTACAATCAGGGATGATCCCCTTAGGACTCCTCTGAAATTCAGACAACTGtcataaaaaagttttttctgaTCAATTTTGGTAGGTCTGTATCTGAATCTAAAGATATTTTACTTGAAGTACAGTAGAACTGTTTTTGCTAATGTGCCATGATTTACTGCATGTGACAAAAGATGTGCATGATTTGTAGTGGAGCAGAATTTGACTGAGTGAACTGAGCAGCACAACATTCTGTGCCTCTTTTAGACCAGGGAAAGTTGTACccaataataaatcaatatgCAAATAGTAGTGAAGAGtagtaaatttaaaataatttcagtgcTGACAAATACTTGTTTTCATAGATTTAGCTGTGTTTGTTCAAGCTGAATGTATATACGCTCTCAAAACCGAGTTCAAAATATATCGGTTTCATATACTTctaacaataaatacattattttaaagcttcactgaaagtgtgaaaaaaatatagtttttctTCCAGATACAGAATCGCTTTCAAGAAGCTTCTCATATTTTAGGGGTCCATAAACCCCTCAAAAATATGAGAGCCAAACTGAATGCTATAATTTCTCTATAAGGTCAATAAGTTATTTTTCCTGAAGATCTTTGTTGCTACCATGATCCACACCTAAATTTATATCAAACAAGCAATTGATAAGCAGAtaatttaaacttatttttttaaaacctacaTAAAAAGATTAAGAATTCAAGATATTTCCTTGCTGTGAGTGTTTCCACATGTATAGCTGTGTTCAGTGACTGACTCTACTTCCataattgtaaaattatttgaCCAATCAAATACACTTAATTATTAATTCTAAAATGTTGCCAGGCTGATTTTACTGTGGTTTGCAAGTGTTACGTGAGGGTACCTCTTTTGCAACCAGTGTCTTTGAGCGGGGGTCGGGAGGGGTAATTTATATGTACTGTCAGTATTTCACAACAGTACCTGGAGCACAAGTGTGCTTCACAAGTGTGCCTGGCCTTAGAAAACATGGAGTCCTCAGAAGACATGTCACATGAAGTCACCAATGCCTTTCAAGTGGTGTAATTTCTTACCATTATAGGTTTAAGTGCATGATCCAGTTCCTTCATTTCGTAGAACTCATTTTAAATCTCCCTCACAATCAGTAGTCACTATAACAATTTGCAGAGTGAAAGAGACAAGttcagtgtgcatgtgaaagCTAGAAAGTCTGTATTGCCCTCCAGAAAACATAGAAAGTAGATCCAAAGGAGCATATGCCCACTCAGCTCACCTTGAATCAGTGCGGCATAATCATAATGTAACATTATTACACCAGCactgctgttcattttaattCGGCTCAGTCTGCACAGATGTAACAGATTCTTCATTTAACGCTCAGCCACGCCTAGCCCACATGGAGGCCGAGGTCTAGATACTTTAATGACAAACTGAAAGAAATGGAGAAGAGTCTAAATATAGTGGCATGACTCTCTTTTTCCAGCTTGGCGTCTTGCTTTGAATGCTGTCAGCCAGTGAGAGAGCGGGGGGACTGTGCTACCAGTGGCAGTGTGCTTCCTTCCCCAGCCCCAGCTGCACGTCTGAAGCACCTCTCAATCATTTATGTAACAAAAGAACAGTGGTCTGTTGTGGTGCATGGGGGGTTCCCTTCTGCTCGTTTATACGCTGCATGATACCGTAGCTCTTTGCTCTCAGCAGGGCTCCTGGTCTAAGCCAAAAGAAACAGATTCTCTGTGACTGGAGTGGAGACATGGTGCAGTAATAGTGactacattcatttatatgaaTTTTTATCCAGGTTTCTATGCATCAATTTCTAGCTACAGACTTAAAAATCTGGAaagctggatttcttttttgtcatgtggcttttttttcctaATCATAAATTTGTGACCTCATGGAGACAAACGTGAGTGAACATGGCCAGTATTACCGTTAAATtttcttaaaattaattttcctcATTATTTCCTACTTTGGAATGGCCAATTATGTCCATGCTCCAATGCTCATTGCAACTTACATTGGGCCAAAGATAACAACCATGAGTACCTGATTGATCAGCAGTGGttgctggtgtgtgatgagaCATTGTTATTCCAGCCAGGTGAAACCCTCCCACCCTTGGCCAGTGCAGTTACAATTATGTGTTACAATGTGGTGTTGTAAGCCACAGTCAACATTGGCATGGTCAATGTTTGatacaattattttctttctgaataTGAATTATAGTGCTGATGACTTTTGAAACTGATTTGACTCCATAGTTTCTATCAGTCAcccatattttatttgatatgaACCAACTGCTCATAGTAAAACAATTTCCACAGGGCTCTGCATAAAATTACAGTTAATAATTCAAGTCAGTGTTTAGAGTCTAAAGTCTGAACACCATTTCTATTACAGTGCCATAAAGTGAAGTATAAATAGAAATTCAGCCCTTACAGCACAAAAAActcctgaaaaaaatgtgagaaatgttcttaaattaaagttaaaattaGCTTTAGCATTAAATCCTTCTTCctacaaatactgtacatttttaaattctgaaatgttgACACTGCCAGTCAGGTCCACAACCTTCAACATGTGCATAAGTGGCTCTATAAAGTGGATTTGGAGTGAAAACTAGCTAGAGCTATTGTACTAAGTCATTAGTTATTCAGTGTGCTTTACTAATCAGTTTTTACTCAAGACCCACTTTATACAGCCACAGGCTGAATTTAGCAACCCTGAAACAAGAGTCTACTGTTGTGAGGGCAGGGTTTCAGTCTGTCCAAAGGTCTATGCTACTCACTGCAGACCTCATTCACTGCAGGGAAGCCACTTTCTGAAACACACTAAAGCTGCCATTAATGCTTTCTTGTGCATGCTGATATGATATCTGACCGTTTAAAAGACCATTAACTGCGCAATCTTGAGAAACCAGATAGAAATTATGTTCTTAGCAGATACACAACTGCAGGTGTCTGATAAAGTGCATACAACATGAGCATATCACCATGTAGTCCACGCAATAAAAATATGTGAGCATCTCCTAGTAGGCGTGTCAGGATAAATGATAAGCTCCGGAATCTGGTTACACAGGGAACACTCCACCGCAACATGGCAGAATGTTTCAGTCAAAAGGGTAAACTCTCATCAAAGAAGAGGTGTCGCTTTCACAAATGGAACTGGGAAAATTGCCATATTATCCTTTCTGACAATGCTCACACAACCAATGACTATCTGTTATTTGAATAGTTCTCACATGACAGTAATTGTTGCCTGAACATGCAACTGTCAACTACTCCAAAAGAGCTAAAGAAGTGATGGAAATATGTCAAGAGCATTACCAAGACGCGTACAGTCCTGCTGAGGTGAGAATTTTGTTAACTCTGGTCTATTAACCagagtagctagctagctaacgttaagtaGCTTGCTAACAAAGAAAAGGTTAAATATAGCATCTAACATTCTAACATATTCtaaatgtgcacatacaccTTTCACTgaactttcaaaatatttgtataacTAACTATATGACATAGATACATGGCAATGACAGCATGTATTATGTTGCTAGTTAGTTaggaattatttatttggtgTGGGCCTACATGCTCCATGGTTTATGTTCTTAAATTGCTGTATGCTTTACTTCCTTATTTTTTGCAGTAGCAAGAAGCATAGCTAGATGGATGTCTTAGCAAAACAAGgcaagttttgttttcttgagCCGTTGTTCACACTAACATTGCAAAggaacattttcattaattttgctAGGTCTACGTCAAATTGCCAGAGCAACATCTGGAATGCTGACTCTGGCCTCTAAGCAGTAAAGCTCCTTTACATTTCGGGGTACGACTCATCTGCTCACTAGGATGCCTGCATTCTGCCAGCACCAACTGCACAATAATTGTTGTCCTCCGGCACAATGAATGTGCAGCTGATGGACTGCTGAGTGAAAAGAAGTGGCGGGGAAGATGAGCGCTTGTCTGAGGTCTCCCAAGTAGACAGAGGACACTGCAGCAAAGAGGCGGACCTACAGACAATATTGGACTGAGTTCAAGTAAGCCGAGGAATGACAGATTGCTTTTGTGCCCCAATATGAAACATCTTACGGTCATCTAATAGGATCGGAGCATATAGCTGATGAGCTTATTGAGCCAGGGCGACGTCTGATTTTAGTAAATTAACTTTCCATGCAGGGAggttaatttaaatatttcaataaataataattggcAAGGATTTATCTTTCATATTATGAACAGACCTCCAAAACTTTCATAAGCTCAAATGGTTCTCATGAATGCTTGTGGTTCCTGCAAATCCCATCCCACAGAGGCTAATGCTAACAAACCACAGCAAGACAACTTGTAGTTCCGtattaagcaaaaaaaagcactgagGTAAAACATTGAGGTCAGgtgcaaaatgtgtgtgaatttgttttaAGAGCGGTGAGACACCCCACTTACTTTCACATGGTCTTTTAATCCTATGTAAACACAACAGATGGAGACTGAAACTTGTATGAAATTAACACCAGGGGGCCTAATGGAATCCCTGTGTCATATGTCACTCCAGCCTAGTGAGAGGAAGGCCATGTGTCACAGTGACATCAGTGAAAGGATCATTCAATCTGTCATTcagtgagacaggaagtgacagaaaGGAAGTCAGATCTTGCACTGTGAGgtgacacacacataaacaaacacagacaaatgaTAAATATAGTCTTTCTTTCTTCCAACCACTGTTTGTAAAGATGCTTCAAAGTTACTTGAAGATGGCGACTCTCTGGCACAGTCTGAAAACTATATATGAATCCCCCATAGGGCTGTAGGTTTAATTTATGACTCTTTTTGTACTCTGATCCCATCTCTATATTTAACCCTCTGTGATTTCTGCCTGTCTGAAATAcgtgaaaataaatgcaaaaggaGGGTAGACTGTCTGGTCTTCTAAAACAAAAAGGACTGAAGTTGTCCAGCATTAAATGTTCTTCCTCCCGTGCAATACATAAATACtgcaaaatgtatatgtatgtgtacacaaaTATTTCTTAAGAACCAGATTACAAAATCCATCATCAAATTCAGATATAGCGCAATGTAGCTCAGATTGTTAGCCACTACAAGCATGCTAATACGATGCCAGTAAATTTGTATTAAATTCTTTTACATGTCAAAACTGATTCACAATGTGCCTTTTTTTGACCTTTTTTAGTTCACTGTAAGGCTGAATGCACACTTTAGCATAAAGCAAATGTTATTCTGTAAGGATAACTGTGGGAGCCATTTTCATTTGGTTCCTATTATGTGATTCATTTCTGCACAAGATATGCAGCCAAACATAATTAagcaaatacaatataatacagCACAGAATATTACTTCAGAATCAATGGGAGAAAAGTTGTATCAGATTCTAGTAATAATCTTTCTGGTAAAACAAAGTTGTCGGAAGTCTGTCTCTTAAAGGTGAAGGTAAATCACCCTATGGGGGTCAGTTAAGTAGTCGTGCCCCCTGATATGACACTTTTTGCGTGTCCGGTGCAGGCCCGGTCCAAGCCTGCATGAGAGAAAGGTTTATTTTAAGGCACTGCCACTGGTGAAGAATGTGGGCAATGTAAAGAGGTGCTCCCCTGCTTTCTGTTTGAGActcatattctctctctctctctctctctcacaagaACAATTGCTATGGCATTTCTGTTTGAGGCTcgtattctctctctgtccgtctctccctcactctctctccctctctttctctctttccctccctcccgccttcACTCCCTTCCTTCTCTTGGTGCTTTCACTGACATGGTCACAGACAAGGTTCAGTTCCTATGTTGTTGCAAATAAGAAAACCGTTTAACTGCAGACAGTTAAAGCACAAACTAAACAGAGGCCTAGCATGCTGCCTTTCAGCTTCCACCCCTGTTCTTTCATTCAGTGACATCAACAGTGATTCAACCACTGTGTTCCCAGATAAAATGTTGCTCTGGTCAAAACATGTGATACCCGGGTCGTGAGACGAGAGTGCGCAGTGAGGCTATTCGGTTTCTCCTTTGCAACGCTATCCATTTGGCACCTCTGCAAGCATGGATGTggacatttgatattttaacaCAGTTGAAGGCATAACAGACTTGACTCACAACGGGCCTCTCATTGCCACCTTTTGTAAAAGCAGATGGTGGATGGACCCCACATTCGCAAATAAACCATGGCAGTAGGCAATTAAGCCTGGAGTTCTGCTCATTTTTGGACCCCGCTCTTTTCCAGGGTGTGTTACGTGGCATCTCGGCCAGGCCAGGTGTCAGTCAGCTCAAGTCTCGTCATGCCAACGCATGTTTGTACCCGTTATAAATAGCTGTCAAGTGCCTGCTACTCTGCTGGTCTCCAACCAGCAAAACTGCCCATGAGCCCTGAGAAGGAACCACTAGATACTTACCTCAGAAACCAGTGGCACTGCAGGTACATGTGGAGCCTCCAAAGCACCGCCCGCTTCCTCTGCCTGCATCTGGCCCCCAGCTGGTCTGTGCAGGAGGTGGGCTGCAACCCCGGCCATCTCCCCGGGTTCCTCAACCACCAGAGCAGGGCTCGTGGAAATTGGGAGCCCAGGTGGAGCCTCCCTCAGGGCTCCTGAGGGAGGCTCCACCTGCTCCTCGGTATCCATCTGTATTATTTCCCCTACAGGTGTTTTAAAGTCCTCAGCCTGGCCGTCCAGTCCTCGCCCATGCATTTTAGGGTCAGGTTGTAATGGAACAGAAGGCGGCTCTTTCTCCGCGGTGGTAACATGGTTTTGTTGTGGGGCATCATCGGCTGTTTTGATTGCATCATTGTTCTTACTCCCAAAGAACATGTCTCTGATAGAGAAGAAGACTGAGGAAAGGGAACCTTGGCTATTAGGAGGCTCTGGTTGCTTACTTGCAGGTTTCTGGGCATCTGAATGTACCTCTTCCAGGGGTGCTGTCTGAGCGACCTTCTCTTTCTCAGGAAACACTGCGACATCTACTTCCATCACCTCCTGTTCTGAGTCCTGCTTATTCTCGCATTCCTGTGACTTCGAGGACTCCGCAAGATACTGCGCTAGGCTcattcctccctcctcccgctCATCCTTCTTGCTTTCCTGCCCCTGTACGGTTCCACTGCTAACCTCTCCACCTGCCACCCCGTTAGATATCTTTGGTCTCTTTGTGGCTAAGGGCTCCTTGGTTGGGCGCCTGGTGGTGGTGACTATCTCCACCGTCTCATAGATGTACGTGAGGTCCTGGTTGCCGTTCTCCTG
This region of Anguilla anguilla isolate fAngAng1 chromosome 5, fAngAng1.pri, whole genome shotgun sequence genomic DNA includes:
- the LOC118226708 gene encoding alpha-protein kinase 3-like isoform X1; translated protein: MSSRRPMTRAFSANGRLGSINEDDMPPPSGRPDSRNYLLNVRPENSYTSHRYSCYKPSRSTLCSVMAQLTEETQPSFDTTLKSKAVSEDSNVKFSCEISGYPVPELTWYKDDMQLDRYCGLPKYEIFRNGKVHTLHIYNCTIEDAAIYQASARNSKGIVSCSGVLEVGDMNEFKIHQQFFNKLKQKADSKRKELEESRRRERGKENVQATVPGQPHTLTPERPPRKRRSPSEPGLRVPPVPRVREPEAEARTQAEARLHDGAREEGTEQPKAAVEIPNGFPADARVTPISDLTKEAEQENGNQDLTYIYETVEIVTTTRRPTKEPLATKRPKISNGVAGGEVSSGTVQGQESKKDEREEGGMSLAQYLAESSKSQECENKQDSEQEVMEVDVAVFPEKEKVAQTAPLEEVHSDAQKPASKQPEPPNSQGSLSSVFFSIRDMFFGSKNNDAIKTADDAPQQNHVTTAEKEPPSVPLQPDPKMHGRGLDGQAEDFKTPVGEIIQMDTEEQVEPPSGALREAPPGLPISTSPALVVEEPGEMAGVAAHLLHRPAGGQMQAEEAGGALEAPHVPAVPLVSEVAEDHMQTEWNLGSSVQNMVTPLRELDKVPGVFTSAVGQATTDVGETDTLHDHDQTDPSEPPCSVQPHSRGSGEISMDTKADQQKLGPQNIGGPDGTAEYKDSPTVNTDAVKEGVSHAKTNVVESEDGISQVNSSDLVQDNVEMREKESPLSTAQKMEVETIPEMQEKWRKDVTDKLITVQPMTVELKLPDVSQLEETMTVVPEVNIPLPRIPDVTVTPHLTPPNPECIVPELPQEETVICVPKTYILESPTQHTSVHEKSGPQLLATLDIASVESDPASIIENIRKQEVLSTQQISQQDQEQTVPKEKAAQKNIDKTVNETSIPVINVCLSEDSVLWFDPEPHKVKYPTESKPAVEESSKVPTFVVPPISVISADSPPESNNISKDRVKEIESTSPLVHGVNTDVDLKKRCESPSLVGKEDIGPPASVCEKITDVKEPAKPLVIGVPPESIIFSQSDTTDVSSSDTLMKKTPPLISCLEQEKPQKESQTTVEPQSFVDQLQKDKSAIEKLSLAGPEQPMLSPTTLRRFAAKGLSGLEAPVLMAVPAIQVDNFPSGEEQAEEVTGGESPPAVPSCETSPRLRRKDSPTLIPSATPEELASGARRKIFLAKSKGEVSEGAEKEELQKRRTLSQEQEQPYMSPNQSRKSAFLQTSTGQQTPPTERRSPHLNRKKATLEVPKRPEELVEETDSTKTDDKPAEKETLNPFKAPQVIRKIRGEPFPDALGHLKLWCQFFNVLSDSTIKWYRDEVEIAEVKRSAGDESQVALAIVQTSSRDCGVYTCSIKNEYGTDTTDFLLSADILSNFLLREDLEVGEEIEMTPMIFAKGLADPGYWGDKFFGRIMIQEAHIGEGCTHKACRVKVIYGLEPVFESGSSCIIKVRNPIAYSSKDEISLAEINLETTKKECKIQNTAREYCKVFAAEARAIENFGTALEMLPRYLMYRPANTVPYATVEVDVPGVFQKYCTMDATGGLIMRSASEVEQKCCAFQHWIHQWTNGNLLVTQLEGIGMRITNTGVATKLKGYQGLPDSWNPQVFEQFAVQHQCNYYCGLLGLRTLKPIDSQPQPAKIKGSRSPLLNRRAGPSSSPQLPKKGVHSPQSTRKAASSPKVTRKSESGDNGKTTAKPKTAEGPKAVGTR
- the LOC118226708 gene encoding alpha-protein kinase 3-like isoform X2, producing the protein MSSRRPMTRAFSANGRLGSINEDDMPPPSGRPDSRNYLLNVRPENRSTLCSVMAQLTEETQPSFDTTLKSKAVSEDSNVKFSCEISGYPVPELTWYKDDMQLDRYCGLPKYEIFRNGKVHTLHIYNCTIEDAAIYQASARNSKGIVSCSGVLEVGDMNEFKIHQQFFNKLKQKADSKRKELEESRRRERGKENVQATVPGQPHTLTPERPPRKRRSPSEPGLRVPPVPRVREPEAEARTQAEARLHDGAREEGTEQPKAAVEIPNGFPADARVTPISDLTKEAEQENGNQDLTYIYETVEIVTTTRRPTKEPLATKRPKISNGVAGGEVSSGTVQGQESKKDEREEGGMSLAQYLAESSKSQECENKQDSEQEVMEVDVAVFPEKEKVAQTAPLEEVHSDAQKPASKQPEPPNSQGSLSSVFFSIRDMFFGSKNNDAIKTADDAPQQNHVTTAEKEPPSVPLQPDPKMHGRGLDGQAEDFKTPVGEIIQMDTEEQVEPPSGALREAPPGLPISTSPALVVEEPGEMAGVAAHLLHRPAGGQMQAEEAGGALEAPHVPAVPLVSEVAEDHMQTEWNLGSSVQNMVTPLRELDKVPGVFTSAVGQATTDVGETDTLHDHDQTDPSEPPCSVQPHSRGSGEISMDTKADQQKLGPQNIGGPDGTAEYKDSPTVNTDAVKEGVSHAKTNVVESEDGISQVNSSDLVQDNVEMREKESPLSTAQKMEVETIPEMQEKWRKDVTDKLITVQPMTVELKLPDVSQLEETMTVVPEVNIPLPRIPDVTVTPHLTPPNPECIVPELPQEETVICVPKTYILESPTQHTSVHEKSGPQLLATLDIASVESDPASIIENIRKQEVLSTQQISQQDQEQTVPKEKAAQKNIDKTVNETSIPVINVCLSEDSVLWFDPEPHKVKYPTESKPAVEESSKVPTFVVPPISVISADSPPESNNISKDRVKEIESTSPLVHGVNTDVDLKKRCESPSLVGKEDIGPPASVCEKITDVKEPAKPLVIGVPPESIIFSQSDTTDVSSSDTLMKKTPPLISCLEQEKPQKESQTTVEPQSFVDQLQKDKSAIEKLSLAGPEQPMLSPTTLRRFAAKGLSGLEAPVLMAVPAIQVDNFPSGEEQAEEVTGGESPPAVPSCETSPRLRRKDSPTLIPSATPEELASGARRKIFLAKSKGEVSEGAEKEELQKRRTLSQEQEQPYMSPNQSRKSAFLQTSTGQQTPPTERRSPHLNRKKATLEVPKRPEELVEETDSTKTDDKPAEKETLNPFKAPQVIRKIRGEPFPDALGHLKLWCQFFNVLSDSTIKWYRDEVEIAEVKRSAGDESQVALAIVQTSSRDCGVYTCSIKNEYGTDTTDFLLSADILSNFLLREDLEVGEEIEMTPMIFAKGLADPGYWGDKFFGRIMIQEAHIGEGCTHKACRVKVIYGLEPVFESGSSCIIKVRNPIAYSSKDEISLAEINLETTKKECKIQNTAREYCKVFAAEARAIENFGTALEMLPRYLMYRPANTVPYATVEVDVPGVFQKYCTMDATGGLIMRSASEVEQKCCAFQHWIHQWTNGNLLVTQLEGIGMRITNTGVATKLKGYQGLPDSWNPQVFEQFAVQHQCNYYCGLLGLRTLKPIDSQPQPAKIKGSRSPLLNRRAGPSSSPQLPKKGVHSPQSTRKAASSPKVTRKSESGDNGKTTAKPKTAEGPKAVGTR